One genomic segment of Alkalicoccobacillus plakortidis includes these proteins:
- a CDS encoding ComEC/Rec2 family competence protein has product MMERYPHLSVDILKAGHHGSLTSSSELFLDHIKPKAVLISAGRNNRYGHPHPDILNRFEERQVVVMRTDLNGAVQFKLKDKKIRVESAIEQKETGPQNE; this is encoded by the coding sequence TTGATGGAGCGTTATCCTCATTTGTCTGTAGACATATTAAAAGCTGGGCATCATGGCAGTCTAACATCTTCATCTGAGCTGTTTCTAGATCATATTAAACCAAAAGCTGTTTTGATATCTGCTGGTAGGAACAATCGCTATGGTCATCCCCATCCAGACATCCTTAATCGCTTTGAAGAGAGACAAGTAGTCGTCATGCGAACAGACCTTAATGGGGCCGTTCAGTTTAAGCTAAAGGATAAGAAAATCCGTGTAGAGAGTGCAATTGAACAAAAAGAAACAGGACCTCAAAATGAATAA